GCCCCGACGACCGCGAGGACGGCCGCCTGCATCCAGAAGGACGAGGTTTCGGCGGCGACCGTGGACAGGACGATGGCCATGATCTCCGCCGACAGGATCAGGTCGGTCTTGATGGCGCTGTTGACCTTCTCCCGCTCGAACTGCGCGGCGTCCCGCCCGGCGGCGCCCGCTCCTTCGGCGTCGTGGTGCGCCGCGTGGGGGCGCAGCGCCTCCCACACCTTCTCCGCCCCCTCGTAGCAGAGGAAGCCGCCGCCCAGCATCAGCAGCGGCGTGATCGCCCAGGGCGCCACGAGGCTGAGCGCCAGCGCCAGGGGCAGCAGGAACACCAGCTTGTTCTTCAGCGAGCCCAGCGCGATCTTGCCGATGATCGGCAATTCACGGTCGGCGGTGAAGCCGACCACGTAGCGCGGCGTCACCGCGGCGTCGTCCACCACCACCCCGGCGGCCTTGGCCCCCGCCCGCGCCGCCTGCCCCGCGGCGTCGTCCAGCGAGGCGGCGGCGACCTTCGCCAAGCCGGCCACATCGTCCAACAGTGCGATCAGTCCCGTGCTCAAGGTCTTGGCTCCCCTCCGTACCGGCGTCCATGGAGCAGACAACGCCGCCGGGGGCAAGCCGGACCTTCGGAAAGCCGGTCAGTCGTCGGCCAGCTGGTCGACGGTGAGCATGTGAATGTCCGGGTCCGGCGCGTCCTGGCCGTCGTCCAGGTAGAGCACCCGGTCCACCAGCACCAGGACGCGCACCCCGTCCACCGGCACGACGTTCAGCCGCCGGTTGATGACGGCGTTGCGGAAGGCCACGGCCCGGTCGTTGTAGGTGACCGACAGCACGTCGTTCGTCCCTTCCAGCATGGGCAGGGCGTAGCGCTCCATCATCTCCGCGGTCAGCCCGTCGATGCGTGGCAGCAGCGAGGAGCCGACGATGTCGAAGCGGTGCCGTTCGATCCAGCGGGCCAGCGGCGGGGACACAGCCTGGGCGATCAGGCCGGGGGTGTAGAGGGTGCATTTCTCGCCCATGCTCCGCACCATCGCCTTCAGGCCGAGGAAGGTGGGGTGGTGGCGGAAATGGCCGGTCAGCACGTCGCGCAACAGCGCCTGCTCCCGCGGGGCGGGCAGGGCGGTCCCGGCTTCCCAGCGGGCCACGGTTTCCTCGGTGGTGGCCAGCATGACGGCGAACTGCGCGCCGGTCAGGCCGTGCAGCCTTCGCAAAGCGCGGACGATCTGCGGCCACTCATGCGCCGGCACGGACGGCTCTCCAGATTATCTCCAAGGGCAATGACGCCAGGATACGCGATTCCTTGGCAAACACATACGCAATCATGCGGGAGGAGTCATACCGGAGTATCCATTTTTTTTGGTTCGCCAAGCCGACAGTTTTGATCCTAAACGCTTGAGGAAGCTGTAATTTTTCGGTCTTGCTGCTCTGCGGGCATAGCGCTTCTGGTATCGGGTATACCACGGCACAATAACCCCATCAGCAAAGAGGAGACACATCATGGCTTACGCTTCCGCCCATCACAGCCATCAGGACGGCCTTCTGTCGAGCATCGCCAAGGGTGTTACGGAGTTCGCCAGCGCCTGGTTCTCGGCCACTCCGCTGTATATCGTATACCAGGCTGTGTCGTCCGGCACCTACGCTCCGGCGGCCCGCACCTCCATGCTCGACCTGCCGACGCTGATGCGCGAATGACCGGCGCCAAGGCCTTCCGGCCCCACGACGCGGCGGCCCGCCTATCCGGGCCGGAAAAAAGGACCGACTCCTCCGGAGCGGTCCTTTTTCGTTTTGCGCTGCTTTACCCGGCGACGGTGAAGGTCGTCGGCGGCTTTCCTTGGCGCTGGCGCTCCAGCATCGTCAGCAACGCCCGATCGAGAAGGCGCGTGTAGGCGTTCATGTCGAACAGCGGCCCGCCGTCGCGTTCGGCGCGCAGCCTTTTCCGGACAACGTCCAGACCGGCGCGGTTGTCCGCCCACTGAAGAACCACGCCTTCGTACTGCGCCAGGGAGTCCGTCACGAAGTCGGGAAGGCCCGCGGTGTGGAGCAGACTGGCGGCGACGCGCGACTGCAGCGTGCGACCCGGGCATGTCACCAGCGGAAGCCCCACCCACAGCGCGTCGCTCGCCGTCGTGTGGGCGCCGTAATGCAGGGTGTCCAGCATCAGGTCGGCGTTCTGGAGCCGGGACAGATGATCGTCCAAGGTCGCGGCCCAGGGCGCGAAGACGATGCGGTCCGCGGCGATGCCCGCCGATCGGGCGGCTTCACGCAGGTTCCGCTCGGCCTCCGCCGTCGTCCGGGCAAGCCACAGTACGGCGTCGGGAATCTTGTGCAGCAACGCCATCCACACGGCCCAGATCTCGGGCGTGATCTTGTAGGCGTTGTTGAAGCAGGCGAGCACGAAGCCGTCCGCCGGAAGGCCGCAGGCCGATCGCGGCGGCGCCGGCGGGACCTCATGACGCCGGTCCCGCGGCAGGAAGCAGCGGGGCATCCGCGCGACCGCCTCGGTGAAGCCGCTCTCCAGGTCCGGCGGCAGGGAGACGGGGTCGGCGACGATGTAGTCGATCCAGGGGGCGCCCAGGGTGCCGGGATATCCCAGGAACTGGACCTGCACCGGTGCCGGCCGGGCGGCGAGGATGTGCGGCCGCGGGTGGCCGGTGTAGCCCTTGAGGTCGATCAGGATGTCGACGCCGTCCCGCCGGATCGTCTCGGCGGCGGCCTCCGCGGTCAGGGAGTCGATGTCGATGAAGCGGTCGACGCCCTCCCGGATGCGGCGGCGCTCGACGCTGTCGTCGTCCGGGCCATAGCTGTAGGCGAGCACGCGGAAACGCGACCGGTCGTGCAGCGCCAGCGCCTCGGCCAGCAGTTGCGCGACCGGGTGCTGGCGGAAATCGTTCGACAGGTAGGCGATGGTGGCCACGTCCGCCTTGCCGGGCTTGGTCTTCAGCCGCACCGGCTTCGCGCGGATGGTCTGCGCGTGCGCCCGCGCCGCCGCCAGGAGCGACCGGGCGGAAACGCGGTGGGACAGCATCATGGAGGCCTGGACCGGCACGCCCTGCGCGGCGATGGCGTCCAGCGCGACCGCGTCGTCGTCGAAGCTGGACCAGTCGCAGGATCGCTGCTTGGTCTGGATCAGCCCGACCGTCGCGGTCGGGTTCCCGGGCGCGATCTTCAGCGCGCGGCGGTAGGCGTCCGCGGCGGCGGCCAGGCGGTCCTCACCCTTGAGCGCGGTCCCCAGGTTGAACCACACCGCCGGGGCGTTCGGCGCCAGCGCCGCCGCTTGGCGGGCGAGACGCCCCGATTGGTCGAGGCGGCCCAGCTGGAAGAGCACCGCCGAGAGGCTGAGCAGCGTGTCCGGACCCGCCGGGTGCAGCGCCCGCGCCTGTTCGAGCGCGCCGGCGGCGCGCTCGTAGGCGCCCATCCGGAACAGCGTGTTGCCGATGTTGAGGAGGATCCCGGGGTGGTTCGGGTCGTAGCGGCGGGCCAGTTCGAAAGCGCTCAGGGCGTCGTCGTACCGCTGGTTTCCGAAGGCGGCGTTTCCGACCGCCGCGTGGAGGTCCCGTCCGAATCCGGCGATCTGCGGAGTCGGCGCGGTGCCCCGGGTCGCCTGTTCGAACAGCGCGACCGCGCGCCCCAGATCGCCGTTCTGGGCCGAGGCCAGAGCGTCCGACAGTTTGCGCATGTCCGGCGCGGAAGGACCGCGGGACTGCCTGTTCTTGTTCATGGTCGATGCTGCCTGAGGAACGTCGTTTCGCACACCAACCGGGCCGCGCCGCGTCTGCCACGGCCCGGTTCGTCCGAGCCGCACCGCCGTCGCGATGCGCTCCATTAGGGTACGCTAACGCGCCACCATCCCGGCGAGGAGAGCGTTGTCGTCGGGTCTGCCTCCACACGCATGCCGTGCCGGACCCGTCAGGCGTCCCCAGCGATCTCCGCCAGAAGCTGGACCTGGAAGGACAGCAGGAAGGCCGCGCGCTCCTGCGCCCGCGCCCGGCCGGCCGGGGTCTGCATGGTGTTGGGCAGCAGCAGCAGCTTCGCCTTGAAATGGTCCAGCGCGTATTGCAGGTCGTCCAGCGGGCGGGCCTCGGCCATCGGGTCCTCGCCGTGGAACAGCGCCCGCTTCATCAGGCCGGAGGTGGCGAAGCAACGGGCGATGCCGATGGCCCCCAGGCTTTCCAGCCGGTCGGCGTCCTGGACCAGCTTCGCCTCGATGGTCAGCGGCGGGATGCCAGCGGAGTAGCTGTGCGCCTCGATGGCGTGGCGGGTGGCGGGGATCAGCGCGTCCGGGAAGCCCATGCCGCTCAGAACCTCCTCCGCCCGGTCCGCCGACAGGCGGGAGGCGCGGCTGCGGTCCGGATGGTCCTTCGGCACGTTCACGATGTCGTGGAGCAGGGCCGCGGCCAGCACGACGAGCATGTCGGCCGGCCTATCGGAAGACGGTCCGCCGTCCCGTTCGGCTTCCGCCGCGGCCAGGGCCTTGGCGGTGCGCCAGACGCGAAGAAGATGGTCGACATCGTGCGCCGGGTCCTCGGCCACGTTGGAACGCAGCCATGTGGTGATGGAGCTTTCCCAAACATCGACATCGCTGAGCACAACATCTTTTGGCATGAGCGCTCGTCCTCTTTCGTGCTTTTTACATAATATGGGGAGGGGCAAGGCCTTTGTCCCGAAATCATTTGTGGGCGGGCTTCCCCCACCCCGAATCGGGACTCCGAAATCAGTTCCCTCCTCTCCGGAATGGTTGCATCGCGCCGAATGACCGATGACCGCGGGCCGTCCCGCCGTTAAGGTGACGCCCGCCCGGAACGGGCCGACCGACAGGCAGAGGGGAGACATGCAGCCGATCATTCAGGTGCGTGGGCTGGAAAAGACCTACGCCACCGGCTTCCAGGCGCTGAAGGGGGTCGATCTCGACATCCGCCGCGGTGAGATCTTCGCCCTGCTGGGACCGAACGGGGCCGGCAAGACGACGCTCATCAGCGTTGTCTGCGGCATCGTCAACGCCACCGCGGGCACCGTGACGGTCGACGGGCACGACATCGTGCGCGACTGGCGCGCCGCGCGATCGCTGATCGGCCTCGTCCCGCAGGAACTGACGACCGAGGCGTTCGAGAGCGTCTGGGCCACCGTCAGCTTCAGCCGCGGGCTGTTCGGCAAGCCGCCCGATCCCGCCCACATCGAGAAGGTGCTGAAGGACCTGTCCCTCTGGAACAAGAAGGACAGCAAGGTCATGGCGCTGTCCGGCGGCATGAAACGCCGCGTGATGATCGCCAAGGCCCTGTCGCACGAGCCGCGCATCCTCTTCCTCGACGAGCCGACCGCCGGTGTGGACGTGGAGCTTCGCCGCGGCATGTGGGAGATGATCGGGCGGCTGCGCGACAGCGGCGTGACCATCATCCTGACCACCCACTACATCGAGGAGGCGGAGGAGATGGCCGACAGCATCGGCGTCATCTCCAACGGCCGCATCGTGCTGGTCGAGGACAAGGCCGCGCTGATGCGCAAGCTCGGCAAGCGGCTGCTGACCCTGCAGCTCCAGAACCCGCTGGAGGCCATCCCGACGGAGCTGGCCGGCTATCCCCTGACCCTGTCCGGCGACGGGCGGGAGCTGGTCTACAGCTTCGACACGCAGGACGACCAGACGGGCATCGCCCGGCTTCTCCGCAAGCTCGGCGACCACGGCATCGATTTCACGAACCTGCACACCGAGGAAAGCTCCCTCGAGGAGATCTTCGTCAGCCTTGTGAAGGAGCGGGCATGACCTTCCCCATCAACCTTCATGCGGTCAAGGCCATCTACCTGTTCGAGCTGGCCCGCACTTGGCGCACCCTGTTCCAGAGCATCGCGGCGCCGGTCATCTCGACCTCGCTCTACTTCATCGTCTTCGGCGCGGCCATCGGCGGGCGCTTCACGGCGGTGGACGGGGTGAGCTACGGCGCCTTCCTGGTGCCCGGCCTCGTCATGATGTCGGTGCTGACGGAAAGCGTGTCCAACGCCTCCTTCGGCATCTATATGCCGCGCTACTCCGGCACGATCTACGAGGTGCTGTCGGCCCCGATCTCGGCCTTCGAGACGGTGCTCGGCTATGTCGGGGCGGCGGCGACCAAGTCGATGATCCTCGGCGTGCTGATCCTGCTGACCGCCCGGCTGTTCGTCGACTACTCGATCCAGCATCCGTTCTGGATGGTCGCCTTCCTGGTGCTGACCTCGGTCACCTTCAGCCTGTTCGGCTTCATCCTGGGCGTCTGGGCGGACGGCTGGGAGAAGCTGCAGATCGTGCCGATCCTGGTGATCACGCCGCTGGCCTTCCTCGGCGGCAGCTTCTACTCGATCAGCATGCTGCCGCCGCTGTGGCAGAAGATCACCCTGTTCAACCCGGTCGTCTATCTGGTCAGCGGCTTCCGCTGGAGCTTCTACGGCCAGGCCGACGTGCCGGTGGGGATCAGCCTCGCCATGACCGCGCTGTTCCTGGCGCTTTGCCTGACGGCGGTCTGGTGGATCTTCCGCACCGGCTACAAGCTGAAGAACTGAAAGCTGGACGATTGACCGGCCAGGAGGGCGGGGGTCACGCCCCGCCCTCCATTTTTTTACCTTCATCCAGCATCCCGTGTGCGCGGTGCCATTCCTCCAGCGATTCCGGCGGGTAATCGTCGCTGCGCTCGTCTCCCGGCCCGGCCTCGACCGGGACCCAGTTGGCCTTCGATCCCAGCATCATGTGGACGTGGGCCGGCGCCTCCGGCAGAGGACTGTCGATGGCGCTGGCGAAGGGATGGACCAGCTCCGGCCAGCGCGGGTCGCTGACCCACAGGGCGGAGCCGCAGCGCGAGCAGAAGCGCCGCTCGCCGGGGCTTTCCTCCCCGTCGATGCGGGCGTGGAAGACGGTGATGTGCTCCGCCCCCGTCACCTCCAGCGTGTCGGCCTTGGCCCCCAGATTGATGGCGTAGCCGCCCCCGCCCGCCGTCTTGCGGCAGATCGAGCAGTGGCAGCGCAGGTAGGGGACCGGCGCGTAGGCGTCCACCGAGAAACGCACCGCGCCGCAGTGGCAGGACCCGTCGAGCTTCATCCGTCCTTTCCTCCCGTCCTCGGGCGCCCGGCTGCGGCGCCGCACCCGTCCAACCCGCCCGGTCCGGGAAAGTTTCCAGGCGACGCCGCCCTCACACGTCGACCACCGGGGCCATCGCCTCGGCCATCGCCAGCAGGGCGGCATCCTGGAAACGCGGGGCCACCAGCTGCACCCCCACCGGAAGCCCGCGCGGCCCGCGGCCGCAGGGCATGGCGAGGCAGGGAACGTGCAGCACCGTCCAGATCGAATTGAAGATGTGGTCGCCGGTGGTGTGCAGCCCCTCCGGTGCCTCGCCCGGCGCGGGTGGGGTCAGGATCACGTCGATGGACTCGAACAGGGCGGCGAAGCGCGGCCGGCAGGTGTCGGCGACGTCGTAGGCTTCGGTCAGGGTGCGCGCGGTGATGCCGTGGTTGTGCTCGCAATGGTCGGCCAGTTCGGGGTGCAGCCGATGGCGGTCGCTGAGGTAAAGGTCGAGGAAGGAGGCCCGCCCCTCGCCGCGGCGGATCACGTCCTGCACCTCGGCCAGGGTCGAGAACGCCTCCGGCAGCTCGAAGGGCACGACCACCGCGCCGGCTTCCTCCAGCCGCCGGGCGGCGAGCAGCAGCGCCGCCTCGCCCGCCGGCTCGATGCGCGACCAGACGGGGGAGCGGCAGAGCCCGACGCGCAGGCCCGCCAGTTTGACCAGCGGCGTCTTGCCCATGCCTTCCAACCGGAACGCCTCGGCCATCAGGGCGAGGTCGGCCACCGAACGCCCGTACCAGCCGAGCGTGTCGAGGGACACCGCGTAGTGCTTCATCCCCTCGCGGCTGACCACGCCCCAGGTCGGCTTGAACCCGTAGATGCCGTTGAAGGCGGCGGGGCGGATGTGCGAACCGCCGGTCTGGGTGCCGAAGGCCAGCGGCACATGCCGGTCCCCCACCGCCGCCCCCGACCCGGAGGAGGAGCCGCCCGGCGTGTGGGCGGGGTTCACCGGATTGCGCGTCGCCGCCTTGCGTCCGCCGGAGGCGAACTCCACCGTGTCGGTCTTGCCCATCAGGATGCCGCCGGCGCTGCGCGCGATGGCCACGCAGGCGGCGTCGCGGGCGGGCCGGTGGCCCTGGAAGATCGGCGAATTCTGAGTCGTCGGCAGGTCGGCGGTGTCGATGACGTCCTTCACGCCGAAGGGCAGGCCGTGCAGCGGGCCGGCGGCGGGGCGCTTGTCGGACTCCCGCGCGGCGGCCAGCGCCAGGGCGGGATCGACGGTGATCCAGGCGCGCACCTCCGGATCGCGGTCTTCGATTCGCTCCAGGCAGGAGCGGACCAGCGCCTCGCTGGTCAGGCGACCGTCGCGGATGGCGTGGGCGGCCTCGCTGGCCGTGAGTTCGAACGGTTCCATGGCGGGTCCTTCCGGAAAGATCAGGCGGGCCGGAGACTCAGAGGGGAAGGGCGGGGCGCTGGCGGTGGTGGTCGGTCGCCGCCTGGAAGGCCGCCCCGGCGCGGAAGACCAGCGGCTCGTCGAACCAGCGCCCGACGATCTGCATCCCCACCGGCATCCCGTCGCCGTCGAAGCCGCAGGGCACCGACATGGCGGGCAGGCCGAGTGCGCCGAAGCCGTAGGTGAAGCGGCTGACCGCCCGCGTCGCCTCGATCATGTCGCCGCTGTCGAAGATGCGCGGCGCCACGATGGGGGCGGTCGGGGTGAGGATCAGGTCCACCCGCTCGAACAGCGCGCGGAACCGCAGCTTCCAGGACGCCAGCCAGCGCCGCGATTCCGCGTACTGCACGCCGCTCACCGGCAGGCCAAGCTGCAGGCGGCGCAGCACCTCCGGCCCGATGGACTCCGGGGCGGTCTCCATCTTGTCGAGGTGGTATTGCGCCATGTCGGCGACGAGGAGCGAGAAGGCAGTGCGGGCCTGCGCCACTTCCGCGTCCTCGATGGTGATGTCGACCAGGATGGCGCCGGCCTTCTCCAGCACCGCCGCCGCCGCGCGCACCCGCTCCGCCACCGCGGGCTGGAGGTTGTCGAAGTAGAAGTTGCGCGGCAGACCGATGCGCACGCCGGCGATGCCCGCCTTGAGGTCCGGCAGGAAGTTGCCGAGCGGCACGTCGGCCGAATTGGGGTCCTCCGGGTCGTAGCCGGCGATCGCGGCGAAGGCGCGCGCCACGTCGGCGACCGACTGGGCCAGCGGGCCGACGGTGTCGAAATCGACGCTGCACGGGATCACGCCGGTGTTGGACACCCGGCCGACGCTGGGCCGCAGCCCGACCACCCCGCAGAGCGCCGCCGGGATGCGGATGGAGCCGCCGGTGTCGGTGCCGATGGACACCCGGCACAGCCCGGCCGCGACCGACGCCGCCGACCCGCCGCTCGACCCGCCGGGGACACGGCCGGTGTCCCAGGGATTCCGGCAGGGGCCGTGATGCTCGTTCTGGTTCGTCGAGCCCAGGCAGAATTCGGACAGGTTGTTGCGCCCGACCAGGATGGCGCCAGCGTCGCGCAGGCGGCGGATCACAGGGGCGTCCCGATGCCCCATCCGGGCGAAGCGGGCCGACGAGCCGTAGCTGGTCGTCTCCCCGGCCAGTTCGAAGCAGTCCTTGACGGTGACCGTCACCCCGTCCAGCAGGCCGGGCCAGTCGCCCGCCGCCCGCGCCTCGTCCTGCGCCCGCGCCCGGCGGACCGCCCCGTCGGCGTCCACCGCCAGCAGGGCGTTGACGATCGGGTTCAGGCTCTCGATGCGGGCGAGGCGGGCGCGGGTTTCCGCCTCGCTGGCGCCGGGCATGGAGGGGCTGTCGCCGCCGGACCGGGCCGGATGCGTTGTCGAAAGTTCGGACATGCGTTGCTGCTTTCCGCTCGCGTGCCGGATGGCTTCGGACGAACTGCTCCGGCGACGGCCTGTTGAAGTCGCTTCGTTGCGCTTAGGTGTGGGGCCGCCGGGTCAGGCGGCGTCCGCCAGCGCGAGATGGGCGATGACCGCATCCAGCGGCATCACGTCGGCGTATTTCTTGCCCATGTCGAACAGGTTGGCGCGGTGCGGCTCCTCCGCCCGGTCGCCGACGCACTCCTCCACGATGATCGGGCGCAGCCCGTGGGCGGAGGCGTCGATCACGCTGGCCCGCACGCAGCCCGAGGTTGTGCAGCCGGTAACCAGCAGCGTGTCGACCGCGTTCGCCCGCAGCCAGGACGACAGGGCGGTGCCGAAGAAGGCCGAGGCGTGCTGCTTGCGCACGATGAACTCGTTGGGCAGCGGGGCGACCTCCGGAGCGAAGGCGACGTCGGGGGAATCGGCGGTCAGGGTCAGCAGCGACGGGATCTTTTCGCCGAACGGGCCGATGCCGCCCGGAGCCTCCGGCGCGATGAAGCAGGCGTGGGCGATCGGCATGCCCAGGGGACGAACATGTCCGAGCAACTTTCCCGTGGCAGTGATGGCGCTGTTGATGTTGAAGCCGCCGAAGGCGTCCTCGCGCGTGAAACCAATCTGGAAGTCGATGATGAGGAGGGCGCACTTGCGGCCGAAGCCGAGCGGTTTGCCAATGCCCTGGCGGTCGTAGATGGAAAGATCGCTCATTTCAGGAGGTTCCTTCTTCCGCTGCAGCGCCGCATCACGGGCGCCCAACCAGAATACAACGAGGTTTTTTTGCATTCAAAGTCCATAGTTTCACCATTTCAAAACCGCCATTGCCCGCCTTTTGCGCAGGTATTCCTATTGCTGCATTCACGAGCAATTGAGCCGATACGGCACTTAAAATGTTGTTTTAAAAAGGTTTTAAGGCGACCTGCGACAGCTCGCCGCAGGGTGGCACGATTCCTGCCAATTTGGTCGGGCACAAGGGTCCAGCGCAGATTGTGTGCAAAAATCGACCGGACAAATCCTGGCGCTGCCCGTAAAATCTTCGACACAGAGGAGCAGGCTTATGGACGGGATCAATCGCAAGGAACGGGCCGGCCGGATCGAGCGGAGCGGTGTCAGCCGCCGCCAGTTCGGTACCCTGCTGGCCGCTGGCGCCCTGGTGGCGGGCAGCGGCTGGCCTCTGCCGGCGTCGGCGGCTCCGCCGGTCCTGCGGGTGCGCATCGGCAGCGACATCGGCAACCTGGATCCCGCCCGCATCTTCCAGATCGAGAACCAGACGGTCGCCACCCAGATCTTCAACGGACTGGTCAAGTACGACGAGGCGAGCAACGCCATCGTTCCCGACCTCGCCACCGGCTGGGACATCTCCGGCGACGGCACCGTCTACAGCTTCGCCCTGCGCGGCGGCGTCACCTGGCACAAGGGCTTCGGCCCCTTCACCTCCGACGACGTGAAGTTCTCGTTCGAGCGCGTGCTCGACCCGCAGACCGGCAGCAGCTACAGCGGCCAGCTCGCCTCCATCAAGTCCATCGAGACGCCGTCCCCCGACCGTGTGGTCATCACGCTGAAGGAACCGAACTCCGGCTTCCTGCACAAGGTGTCGGCCTTCAACCAGGGTTGGATCGTCAGCCGCAAGGCGCTGGGCGAGATCGGCGACAAGGCGTTCGCGCTGAACCCCATCGGCACCGGCCCCTTCGTGTTCCAGAACTGGGCGCCGGGCCGCGAGGTGAAGCTGTCCGCCAACAAGGACTATTTCGCGGGCGCGCCCAAGGTCGAGGAGGTGCAGTTCCGCGTCATCAAGGACGAGACGGCGGCGGCCATCGCCCTGGAGAACGGCGAGATCGACATCTTCTTCGGGCTGCAGCAGCCGGAGGTCATCCAGCGCCTGAAGGGCGGCGGTCTGGTCACCGTACTCGACCGCGACGCCAACCACACGATCAACCTCGTCCTCAACACCTCGATCAAGCCGCTGGGCGATGTGCGGGTGCGGCAGGCGATCTACCACGCCATCAACCGCAAGGCGCTGATCGACGGCTTCTTCAAGGGCACCAAGTCGGAGGCCAGCGGTTTCCTCACCCCGGCGTTCCAGGAATTCACCGATCAGGTCCCGCTGTTGCCCTACGACCCGGCGAAGGCCAAGGCGCTGCTCAAGGAGGCCGGGGTGGGAGGCTTCACGCTGGACCTCGTGGCGCCGGGCGCCAACCCCTACGACAAGATCGTCGTGCCGATCGCCAGCGACCTCGCCGCCGTGGGCATCGATGCCAAGATCAAGGTGCTGGAGCGCGGCGCCTACCTCCAGGCGCGCAACAAGGGCACGGTGCCGACCTGCGTCACCGGCGTCGTCGGCGCCCCCGACCCGGACAGCCCCATCCTGTCGCTGTTCGCCAAGTCCTCCTTCCCGCCGGGCCTCAACACCGCCCATTACGAGGGCGTCGAGGACCTGATCGCCGCCGCCCGCAACGCCCAGGGCGACGCCGCCCGCAAGGAGGTCTATGGGAAGATCCAGGCCAAGGTGATGGGCGACGTCCCGGTGATCCCGCTCTACGCCGACCACCTGTTCATCGCCCACACCAGGAAGGTCTCCGGCTTCGTCCAGAACTCCCTGTTCACGATGAGTGCCTACCCGGTCTCGCTGCTGGAGGCGTGACGATGGACCGGCTTCTTCGCCAACTCTCGCAGCTCGCGATCACGGTGTTCGGCATCGTGACCGTGACCTTCTTCCTGGTCCGGATGATCCCCGGCGACCCCGCCCAGTACATGCTGGGCGACTACGCCACCGAGGAGGCGCTGGCGACTCTGCGCGCCCAGCTCGGCCTCGACCAGCCGGTGTACGTGCAGTACGGGCTCTACGTGCTGCGCGCCGTCACCGGGGATTTCGGGTCGTCGGTGGTCACCGGCCGCCCGGCGCTGGAGGAGATCCTGTTCAGCCTCCCCGACTCCGCGATCCTGGCCTTCGCCGGCCTCGCGGTGGCGGTGGCGATCGGCATCCCGCTGGGCATCCTCACCGCGGAGAGGCAGGGATCGTGGAGCGACATGCTGATCATGATCGTCGCGCTGTTCGGCATCTCCTTCCCGGTCTTCTGGCTCGGCCTCGCCTCGGTCCTGCTGTTCTCGCAGGAGCTGAAATGGTTCCCGGCGCTGGGGGCCAGCTCGGGTGGCGGGTTCCTCACCCACCTGCACCATCTGGTGCTGCCGGCCGGCGTGCTGGGCATCTCGGTCGCGGCCTATATCACCCGCCTGACCCGCTCGGCGATGCTGGAGGTGCTGGGCCAGGACTGCATCCGCGTCGCCCGCGCCATGGGCGTGCCGGAGCGCCGGGTGGTGTGGCGGCTGGCGCTGAAGAACGCGCTGGTGCCGATCCTCGCCATCGTCGGGGTGACCTTCGCCTGGTCGCTGGGCAGCGCCATCCTGATCGAGGTGGTGTTCAGCCGGCCCGGCATCGGCTCGATGATCCTGAAGGCGGTCTCGGCCCGCGACTACCAGCTCGTCCAGGCGGGCGTGCTGGTGCTGGCCGTCGCCGTCGTCCTCGTCAACAGCCTGCTCGACCTCGCCTACGGGCTGGTCGATCCGCGCCTGTCCACACGGTGACCCATGGCAGCCACAGCATCCCTCTCCGCGCCCGCGTCGGCGCGGCGGTCGTCCCTGATGCGCTATTTCCGCCATCCGGGCTTCCTGATCGGCGTGATCCTGCTGACCCTGCTGCTGATCGTGGCGGTGGCGGCCCCCTGGATCGCCCCGATGTCGCCGCTTGAGACCGACCTCGCCAACACGCTGGCCCCGCCCTCGGCCGCGCACCTCCTGGGCACCGACCAGTTCGGGCGCGACGTGCTGTCCCGCCTGATCTGGGGCACCCGCATCTCGCTCCAGGTCGCCGTCGCGGTGATGGCGCTCTCGCTGTCGCTGGGGATGGTGATCGGCGCCGTCGCCGGCTTCTTCGGCGGCTGGGTCGAGCGG
This DNA window, taken from Azospirillum formosense, encodes the following:
- a CDS encoding amidase, giving the protein MEPFELTASEAAHAIRDGRLTSEALVRSCLERIEDRDPEVRAWITVDPALALAAARESDKRPAAGPLHGLPFGVKDVIDTADLPTTQNSPIFQGHRPARDAACVAIARSAGGILMGKTDTVEFASGGRKAATRNPVNPAHTPGGSSSGSGAAVGDRHVPLAFGTQTGGSHIRPAAFNGIYGFKPTWGVVSREGMKHYAVSLDTLGWYGRSVADLALMAEAFRLEGMGKTPLVKLAGLRVGLCRSPVWSRIEPAGEAALLLAARRLEEAGAVVVPFELPEAFSTLAEVQDVIRRGEGRASFLDLYLSDRHRLHPELADHCEHNHGITARTLTEAYDVADTCRPRFAALFESIDVILTPPAPGEAPEGLHTTGDHIFNSIWTVLHVPCLAMPCGRGPRGLPVGVQLVAPRFQDAALLAMAEAMAPVVDV
- a CDS encoding amidase — translated: MSELSTTHPARSGGDSPSMPGASEAETRARLARIESLNPIVNALLAVDADGAVRRARAQDEARAAGDWPGLLDGVTVTVKDCFELAGETTSYGSSARFARMGHRDAPVIRRLRDAGAILVGRNNLSEFCLGSTNQNEHHGPCRNPWDTGRVPGGSSGGSAASVAAGLCRVSIGTDTGGSIRIPAALCGVVGLRPSVGRVSNTGVIPCSVDFDTVGPLAQSVADVARAFAAIAGYDPEDPNSADVPLGNFLPDLKAGIAGVRIGLPRNFYFDNLQPAVAERVRAAAAVLEKAGAILVDITIEDAEVAQARTAFSLLVADMAQYHLDKMETAPESIGPEVLRRLQLGLPVSGVQYAESRRWLASWKLRFRALFERVDLILTPTAPIVAPRIFDSGDMIEATRAVSRFTYGFGALGLPAMSVPCGFDGDGMPVGMQIVGRWFDEPLVFRAGAAFQAATDHHRQRPALPL
- a CDS encoding isochorismatase family protein, with protein sequence MSDLSIYDRQGIGKPLGFGRKCALLIIDFQIGFTREDAFGGFNINSAITATGKLLGHVRPLGMPIAHACFIAPEAPGGIGPFGEKIPSLLTLTADSPDVAFAPEVAPLPNEFIVRKQHASAFFGTALSSWLRANAVDTLLVTGCTTSGCVRASVIDASAHGLRPIIVEECVGDRAEEPHRANLFDMGKKYADVMPLDAVIAHLALADAA
- a CDS encoding ABC transporter substrate-binding protein produces the protein MDGINRKERAGRIERSGVSRRQFGTLLAAGALVAGSGWPLPASAAPPVLRVRIGSDIGNLDPARIFQIENQTVATQIFNGLVKYDEASNAIVPDLATGWDISGDGTVYSFALRGGVTWHKGFGPFTSDDVKFSFERVLDPQTGSSYSGQLASIKSIETPSPDRVVITLKEPNSGFLHKVSAFNQGWIVSRKALGEIGDKAFALNPIGTGPFVFQNWAPGREVKLSANKDYFAGAPKVEEVQFRVIKDETAAAIALENGEIDIFFGLQQPEVIQRLKGGGLVTVLDRDANHTINLVLNTSIKPLGDVRVRQAIYHAINRKALIDGFFKGTKSEASGFLTPAFQEFTDQVPLLPYDPAKAKALLKEAGVGGFTLDLVAPGANPYDKIVVPIASDLAAVGIDAKIKVLERGAYLQARNKGTVPTCVTGVVGAPDPDSPILSLFAKSSFPPGLNTAHYEGVEDLIAAARNAQGDAARKEVYGKIQAKVMGDVPVIPLYADHLFIAHTRKVSGFVQNSLFTMSAYPVSLLEA
- a CDS encoding ABC transporter permease yields the protein MDRLLRQLSQLAITVFGIVTVTFFLVRMIPGDPAQYMLGDYATEEALATLRAQLGLDQPVYVQYGLYVLRAVTGDFGSSVVTGRPALEEILFSLPDSAILAFAGLAVAVAIGIPLGILTAERQGSWSDMLIMIVALFGISFPVFWLGLASVLLFSQELKWFPALGASSGGGFLTHLHHLVLPAGVLGISVAAYITRLTRSAMLEVLGQDCIRVARAMGVPERRVVWRLALKNALVPILAIVGVTFAWSLGSAILIEVVFSRPGIGSMILKAVSARDYQLVQAGVLVLAVAVVLVNSLLDLAYGLVDPRLSTR